Proteins from a genomic interval of Caldicellulosiruptor diazotrophicus:
- the argF gene encoding ornithine carbamoyltransferase, with the protein MKHFLHLNDLSKEDIMYLVELASRLKKEAKKGLYFPYLKNKALGLIFTKASTRTRVSFEVGIHQLGGYSLYLGKNDLQLGRGETIEDTAKVLSRYLDLIVIRTYEQKEVEEFAKYSSIPVINGLTDDYHPTQIIADFQTIFEEKGRLSNIKIAYVGDGNNVAATLLVGAAKLGLDIAIATPPGYEIKKEVVDFALDEAKKSKSNVIFTNSPKEAVKDADVVYTDTWVSMGQEEEKEKRIRDFEGYQVDSSLMKLAKDDAIFLHCLPAYRGFEVTSEVIDGPQSRVFDEAENRLHAHKAIMIFVCLERV; encoded by the coding sequence ATGAAACATTTCCTACATCTAAATGACCTTTCAAAAGAAGATATTATGTATTTGGTTGAGCTCGCAAGCAGACTCAAAAAAGAAGCTAAAAAAGGTCTTTACTTTCCCTATTTAAAGAACAAAGCGCTAGGACTTATATTTACAAAGGCTTCAACAAGGACACGTGTATCATTTGAAGTGGGAATCCATCAGCTTGGCGGATATTCACTCTATCTTGGGAAAAATGACCTTCAGCTTGGCAGAGGTGAAACAATAGAAGATACAGCAAAGGTTTTATCGCGATACCTTGACCTAATTGTGATAAGAACATATGAACAAAAAGAGGTCGAAGAATTTGCAAAATACTCTTCCATCCCAGTTATAAATGGTCTTACTGATGATTATCATCCAACCCAAATCATAGCTGATTTTCAGACAATTTTTGAGGAAAAAGGAAGGCTCAGTAATATAAAGATAGCATATGTGGGAGACGGCAACAATGTAGCAGCCACACTTTTGGTAGGCGCAGCAAAACTTGGTCTTGACATTGCAATTGCAACTCCACCCGGCTATGAAATAAAGAAAGAGGTTGTAGATTTTGCACTTGATGAGGCAAAAAAGAGCAAAAGTAATGTCATCTTTACTAATAGTCCAAAAGAGGCTGTAAAAGACGCTGATGTTGTCTATACAGACACATGGGTTTCGATGGGGCAAGAAGAAGAAAAGGAAAAAAGAATAAGGGATTTTGAAGGATATCAGGTAGACAGCTCTCTTATGAAATTAGCAAAGGATGATGCGATATTCTTGCATTGTCTTCCAGCATACAGAGGGTTTGAAGTAACCTCAGAGGTTATAGACGGTCCGCAATCGAGGGTATTTGATGAGGCAGAAAATAGACTTCATGCTCACAAGGCTATAATGATTTTTGTATGTCTTGAAAGAGTTTGA